One genomic segment of Devosia sp. includes these proteins:
- a CDS encoding tryptophan halogenase family protein, with translation MDKPAHFVIVGGGTAGWIAAFIIQDEARRRGLNIRISVVESSRIPTVGVGEATTAAFRVLLKHFGIDEFEFFRKTDASFKLGIRHEDWRRKGFTYYGPIDDPHQVVQAPPGAPSDYLNVYAVAAGRPVQEMHLFQHLLEQKKAPYAQKPDGSLIPLGPFHHAYHFDQALVGKFFASKSRGVEKVDAMVAGVERDGETGDIAALVLDDNQRLEGDFFIDATGFRKQIIVKALEAPWVSYAHELPVNRALPFWVDVKPGEELAIYTRAWAQSAGWMWQIPTRTRYGCGYVYSDEFSTPEQAKEEVERVLGHEIEVRGDIRFQIGRLEKAWIGNCVAVGLSSSFLEPLESTSIHGTIVQMMLFAQRYMDMPGRITPAARDDYNARVGRQVDDFRTFVNTHYVTERDDTPFWREVRANRIHPETRQRLERWKTEMPRHEHFPSYLGGLPHIETQLHYPVLNGLGLLDQQVARREMEADPALRRFAQKTFDGLVTEYRAAARQALGHRQFLDIVQGMD, from the coding sequence GTGGACAAACCTGCGCATTTCGTCATCGTCGGCGGGGGGACTGCCGGATGGATTGCGGCGTTCATTATTCAGGATGAGGCCCGGCGCCGCGGGCTGAACATCCGTATTTCCGTCGTTGAAAGCTCGCGTATTCCTACTGTTGGCGTGGGCGAAGCGACGACGGCGGCGTTCCGCGTCCTGCTCAAGCATTTCGGCATCGACGAGTTCGAATTCTTCCGCAAGACCGATGCCAGTTTCAAGCTCGGGATCCGGCACGAGGACTGGCGCCGCAAGGGCTTTACCTATTACGGGCCGATCGACGATCCGCACCAGGTGGTGCAGGCGCCGCCCGGCGCGCCGAGCGACTATCTCAACGTCTATGCGGTGGCGGCCGGAAGGCCGGTTCAGGAGATGCATCTGTTCCAGCACCTTCTGGAGCAGAAGAAGGCGCCCTATGCCCAAAAGCCGGACGGCTCGCTGATCCCGCTCGGGCCGTTTCACCACGCCTATCACTTCGACCAGGCCCTGGTGGGCAAGTTCTTCGCGTCCAAGTCCCGCGGCGTCGAAAAGGTCGATGCGATGGTTGCCGGCGTCGAAAGGGACGGGGAGACCGGCGATATCGCGGCTTTGGTGCTCGATGACAATCAAAGGCTCGAGGGCGATTTCTTCATCGATGCGACGGGCTTTCGCAAGCAGATCATCGTCAAGGCGCTGGAGGCGCCCTGGGTGTCCTATGCCCATGAATTGCCGGTCAACCGGGCATTGCCGTTCTGGGTGGATGTGAAGCCCGGCGAGGAACTGGCCATTTACACCCGGGCCTGGGCGCAGAGCGCGGGTTGGATGTGGCAGATCCCGACGCGGACACGCTATGGCTGCGGCTATGTCTATTCCGACGAATTTTCGACGCCCGAACAGGCCAAGGAGGAGGTCGAACGCGTGCTGGGGCACGAGATCGAAGTCCGGGGCGATATCCGTTTCCAGATCGGCCGGCTGGAAAAGGCCTGGATCGGCAATTGCGTGGCGGTCGGCCTGAGTTCGAGTTTCCTCGAGCCGCTCGAATCCACGTCTATTCACGGCACCATCGTGCAGATGATGTTGTTCGCCCAGCGCTATATGGACATGCCGGGGCGGATCACCCCGGCGGCGCGTGATGACTACAATGCCCGGGTCGGCCGGCAGGTCGATGATTTCCGCACCTTCGTCAACACGCATTACGTGACCGAGCGCGACGACACGCCGTTCTGGCGGGAAGTGCGGGCCAATCGCATCCATCCCGAGACGCGCCAACGGCTTGAGCGCTGGAAAACCGAAATGCCACGCCACGAGCATTTTCCCAGTTATCTCGGCGGCCTGCCGCATATCGAAACGCAATTGCACTATCCGGTGCTCAATGGCCTGGGCCTGCTCGACCAGCAGGTGGCCCGGCGCGAAATGGAGGCCGATCCGGCCCTTCGCCGATTTGCCCAAAAGACTTTTGACGGGCTGGTGACCGAATACCGCGCCGCCGCCCGGCAGGCGCTGGGGCACCGGCAGTTTCTGGACATCGTGCAAGGCATGGATTGA
- a CDS encoding MaoC family dehydratase — protein MTRWFEDIIIDEAFPLGSHTFTEAEIIRFATLYDPQYFHTDPELARQSHFGGLIASGWHTVSVGHRKMVDALFAEEERLRGLGQEPGVSGPSPGVNSMDFKAPVRPGDTVTYELVVTGKRPSNSIPGWGLLFNRLTAVNQHGELVYRSDLVGFSKLRDYRMPLKLRLLLALTRLPLIGPRIAGKA, from the coding sequence ATGACCCGCTGGTTCGAAGACATCATCATCGACGAGGCCTTTCCCCTGGGAAGCCACACTTTTACCGAAGCGGAAATCATCCGCTTCGCCACGCTCTATGATCCGCAATATTTCCACACCGATCCGGAACTGGCCCGCCAGAGCCACTTTGGCGGCCTGATCGCTTCGGGCTGGCACACGGTCAGCGTTGGTCACCGCAAGATGGTGGATGCCCTCTTTGCCGAGGAAGAACGCCTGCGCGGCCTGGGCCAGGAACCGGGCGTCTCCGGTCCCTCCCCCGGGGTCAACTCCATGGACTTCAAGGCGCCGGTTCGCCCGGGCGATACCGTGACCTACGAATTGGTGGTCACCGGCAAGCGGCCTTCCAATTCCATTCCGGGCTGGGGCCTGCTGTTCAACCGCCTGACGGCCGTCAATCAGCATGGTGAACTCGTCTATCGGTCAGACCTGGTCGGCTTCTCGAAATTGCGGGACTACCGCATGCCGCTGAAGCTCCGGCTGTTGCTCGCGCTCACCAGACTGCCGCTGATCGGTCCGCGCATCGCTGGCAAGGCTTGA
- a CDS encoding dihydrofolate reductase family protein produces MQDLIYHVATTMDGYIAKPDGTVPGFAMTGDHADAYQAQLAAYSTIVMGRATYEIGYAYGMKPGDLPYGDRPHHVVSRNIALPDRANLHVVRNDALATIDRLKAEVDGPIYLCGGGKLAGFLLAEGRIDAIRLKVSPLVYGQGIRLFEDFDGVGSFTLTSTETYESGVVLLDYRKS; encoded by the coding sequence ATGCAAGATCTGATCTACCACGTCGCAACCACCATGGACGGCTACATCGCCAAGCCCGACGGCACGGTTCCTGGCTTTGCCATGACCGGAGACCACGCGGACGCCTATCAGGCGCAGCTCGCCGCCTACAGCACCATCGTGATGGGCCGGGCCACCTATGAAATCGGCTATGCCTACGGCATGAAGCCGGGCGACCTGCCCTATGGCGACAGGCCCCACCACGTTGTTTCCCGCAATATCGCCTTGCCGGATCGCGCCAATCTGCATGTCGTGCGGAACGATGCACTGGCCACCATCGACCGCCTCAAGGCGGAGGTGGATGGGCCGATCTATCTCTGCGGTGGCGGCAAGCTCGCGGGTTTCCTGCTCGCCGAAGGGCGCATCGACGCCATCCGGCTCAAGGTCTCGCCCCTTGTCTATGGCCAGGGTATCCGCCTGTTCGAGGACTTCGACGGCGTGGGCAGCTTTACCCTGACCAGCACCGAAACCTACGAGAGCGGCGTGGTCCTGCTCGACTACAGGAAATCATGA
- a CDS encoding adenine phosphoribosyltransferase, with product MSLDLKSLVRTIPDYPKKGILFRDITTLIEHPEGFRESVERIAAQYRDGGFTHVAGIEARGFIFGAGVAIAMGVGFVPVRKRGKLPGITIGQNYVLEYGVDTIEIHADVLNEHHKVLLVDDLIATGGTAIAAVGLIRRTGAACDHAAFAIDLPDIGGAAKLKAEGVAVSSLMAFEGH from the coding sequence ATGTCGCTCGACCTGAAGTCGCTCGTCCGCACGATCCCCGACTATCCCAAGAAGGGGATCCTGTTCCGGGACATCACCACGCTGATCGAGCATCCCGAAGGCTTTCGGGAAAGTGTCGAGCGCATTGCCGCTCAGTATCGCGATGGCGGCTTCACCCATGTGGCGGGGATCGAGGCGCGGGGCTTCATTTTCGGCGCGGGCGTTGCCATCGCCATGGGCGTCGGCTTCGTGCCGGTGCGCAAGCGCGGCAAGCTGCCGGGCATCACCATCGGGCAGAACTATGTGCTCGAATACGGCGTCGATACCATCGAGATCCACGCCGACGTGCTCAATGAACACCACAAGGTTCTGCTGGTCGATGATCTGATCGCCACCGGCGGCACGGCCATTGCCGCCGTCGGCCTGATCCGGCGCACCGGCGCCGCCTGCGACCACGCCGCCTTCGCCATCGATCTGCCCGATATCGGCGGCGCGGCCAAGCTCAAGGCCGAAGGCGTCGCCGTCAGCTCATTGATGGCGTTCGAGGGGCACTGA
- a CDS encoding TerC family protein, with the protein MESLLAALSGDFLGTPIYFWVAFIAIVIGLLVFDLGILHRDEHEIEAKESLLLYGFYVLIALAFGTWVWFSRGAESGLEFFTGYLIEQSLAMDNMFVIATIFGFLGIPRLYQHRVLFWGILGVILFRAVLIGVGAALVNNFNWILFLFGAFLVFTGIRMFSHSDDEPDMESNKILIFLRKHFRITNKLHGRNFTVKEPDPKTGKIVTWLTPLAVALIMVEIVDLIFAVDSVPAVFAVTQDTFIVYTSNIFAILGLRALYFALAAAMNRFRYLQISLAIILVLIGIKIFLVPLHIHIDTLLSLVVTISILAGGVLYSLWKTRNEPNISAEDKPETGQLEP; encoded by the coding sequence ATGGAATCGCTTCTTGCCGCCCTATCGGGCGATTTTCTTGGTACACCCATCTATTTCTGGGTCGCGTTTATCGCGATCGTTATCGGCCTGCTTGTTTTCGACCTCGGCATCCTGCACCGCGATGAGCACGAGATCGAAGCCAAGGAGAGCCTGCTGCTCTATGGCTTCTATGTGCTGATTGCCCTGGCCTTCGGTACCTGGGTCTGGTTCAGCCGCGGCGCCGAGTCGGGGCTGGAATTTTTCACCGGCTACCTGATCGAGCAATCCCTGGCGATGGACAACATGTTCGTCATCGCCACCATCTTCGGCTTCCTGGGCATCCCCCGGCTCTATCAGCACCGGGTGCTGTTCTGGGGCATTCTCGGCGTGATCCTGTTCCGGGCAGTGCTGATCGGCGTGGGCGCGGCTCTCGTCAACAACTTCAACTGGATCCTGTTCCTGTTCGGCGCCTTCCTGGTGTTCACCGGCATCCGCATGTTCTCCCATTCCGACGACGAGCCGGACATGGAGAGCAACAAGATCCTGATCTTCCTGCGCAAGCACTTCCGCATCACCAACAAGCTGCATGGCCGCAATTTTACGGTCAAGGAGCCTGATCCCAAGACCGGCAAGATCGTCACCTGGCTGACGCCGCTGGCCGTGGCCCTGATCATGGTCGAGATCGTCGACCTGATCTTTGCGGTGGATTCGGTGCCGGCCGTCTTCGCGGTGACGCAGGACACCTTCATCGTCTATACCTCCAATATCTTCGCCATCCTGGGCCTGCGCGCGCTCTACTTCGCACTGGCGGCTGCCATGAACCGCTTCCGCTACCTGCAGATCTCCCTGGCGATCATCCTGGTGCTGATCGGCATCAAGATCTTCCTCGTGCCGCTGCATATCCACATCGACACCCTGCTCTCGCTGGTGGTGACCATCTCCATCCTGGCCGGCGGCGTGTTGTACTCGCTGTGGAAGACCCGCAACGAGCCCAATATCAGCGCCGAAGACAAGCCCGAGACCGGCCAGCTCGAGCCGTAA
- a CDS encoding GFA family protein, with amino-acid sequence MTLTATCHCGATRIALPAPPTHAKSCNCSFCARTGAIWAYYKPGELTFLSLAGDSTYSPSGMNHHHFCSTCGMQTWGDSPDWASLYNNDGTPKNGDANAMPTERTYAVNLNLIDDLDWAAVTVEKVDGRSAW; translated from the coding sequence ATGACGCTGACTGCGACCTGCCACTGTGGCGCCACCAGGATCGCCCTGCCCGCCCCGCCGACGCACGCAAAATCCTGCAATTGCAGCTTCTGTGCCCGCACCGGCGCGATCTGGGCCTATTACAAGCCGGGCGAGCTGACCTTTCTGTCGCTTGCGGGCGACAGCACCTATTCCCCTAGCGGCATGAACCACCATCACTTCTGCAGCACCTGCGGCATGCAGACCTGGGGCGATTCTCCCGATTGGGCCTCGCTTTACAACAATGATGGCACGCCCAAGAATGGCGACGCCAATGCCATGCCGACCGAGCGCACCTATGCGGTCAACCTCAACCTGATCGACGATCTCGATTGGGCCGCGGTCACGGTGGAAAAAGTGGATGGCCGCAGCGCCTGGTGA
- the ychF gene encoding redox-regulated ATPase YchF has protein sequence MGFKMGIVGLPNVGKSTLFNALTRTAAAQAANFPFCTIEPNVGEVSVPDPRLEKLAAIGKSAQILPARMSFVDIAGLVKGASQGEGLGNQFLANIRETDAIAYVLRCFEDSNVIHVSNRVDPLADAEVVETELMLADLESLEKRRAGVEKKAKGNDKDAKLTLDLIDRSLAVLREGKSARFVKREAEEEKAFTELQLLTSKPVLYVCNVDEGSASTGNALSARVEDYAKANDAGVVIISAEIESQMAQLSDEEQAEYLETLGLDQPGLNRLIRAAYDLLSLQTYFTVGPKETRAWTIHRGDKAPQAAGVIHTDFERGFIRAQTIGYEDFVTLGGEVPAKEAGKARDEGKEYVVKDGDVMLFKFNT, from the coding sequence ATGGGCTTCAAGATGGGCATTGTCGGCCTGCCGAATGTCGGCAAGTCGACACTTTTTAACGCTTTGACCCGGACTGCCGCCGCGCAGGCCGCCAATTTTCCGTTCTGCACGATCGAACCCAATGTGGGCGAGGTGTCGGTGCCTGATCCGCGCCTGGAAAAGCTCGCTGCCATCGGCAAGTCGGCGCAAATCCTGCCGGCCCGCATGAGCTTCGTCGATATTGCGGGCCTGGTGAAAGGGGCCTCGCAGGGAGAGGGCCTGGGTAATCAGTTCCTGGCTAATATCCGCGAAACCGACGCCATCGCCTATGTGCTGCGATGCTTTGAAGATTCCAATGTCATTCACGTGTCCAACCGCGTCGACCCGCTGGCCGATGCGGAGGTGGTGGAAACCGAACTGATGCTGGCCGACCTCGAAAGCCTCGAGAAACGCCGCGCCGGCGTCGAGAAGAAAGCCAAGGGCAATGACAAGGACGCCAAGCTGACGCTGGACCTGATCGACCGCTCGCTGGCCGTGCTGCGCGAGGGCAAATCGGCGCGTTTCGTCAAGCGGGAGGCCGAGGAAGAAAAGGCCTTCACCGAACTGCAATTGCTGACCAGCAAGCCGGTTCTCTACGTTTGCAATGTCGACGAGGGATCGGCGTCGACCGGCAATGCGCTGTCGGCGCGGGTCGAGGACTATGCCAAGGCCAATGATGCCGGGGTGGTGATCATCTCGGCGGAGATCGAAAGCCAGATGGCGCAACTCTCCGATGAAGAGCAGGCCGAATATCTCGAGACGCTCGGACTTGACCAGCCGGGGCTGAACCGGCTCATCCGCGCGGCCTATGACCTTTTGAGCCTGCAGACCTATTTCACCGTCGGCCCCAAGGAAACCCGCGCCTGGACCATTCATCGCGGCGACAAGGCTCCGCAGGCGGCCGGCGTCATCCACACCGATTTCGAGCGCGGATTCATCCGGGCCCAGACCATCGGCTACGAGGATTTCGTGACGCTGGGTGGCGAAGTGCCCGCCAAGGAAGCCGGCAAGGCCCGCGATGAAGGCAAGGAATATGTCGTCAAGGACGGCGACGTGATGCTGTTCAAGTTTAATACTTAG
- a CDS encoding AraC family transcriptional regulator, with protein MLSQLLQHGHDIRRLTLSRSAAPLHCMAVSAGYEQRMNEVYSWDGTKRGSAPFLVIQHTTFGEGRLDYGGAQYRLSPGQTMIVTTPHAHRYWLERGGHWEYFWLLLNGREALRLAREILDGAGPVVTLEADLVDRLAAACLSVLTGAELTPGAASVAAYSAMTALHDGTFGTKPAPETPVPAALARVVAHIEAHLAGNLQVGHLADIAEMSRAHFVRSFSAAMGTSPSEFVMTRRLERVERLLLATEMTVGDIAGLTGFADGNYLAKSFRRQRGLAPLAFRATRLESG; from the coding sequence GTGCTCAGTCAGCTTCTCCAGCACGGTCACGACATCCGGCGGCTCACCCTGTCGCGCAGCGCCGCGCCACTGCACTGCATGGCCGTGAGCGCCGGCTACGAACAGCGCATGAACGAGGTCTATTCCTGGGACGGCACCAAGCGCGGCTCGGCCCCGTTCCTAGTTATCCAGCACACCACGTTCGGCGAGGGGCGGCTCGATTATGGCGGCGCCCAATACAGGCTGTCGCCCGGCCAGACCATGATCGTCACCACGCCCCACGCCCATCGCTACTGGCTGGAACGGGGTGGGCACTGGGAGTATTTCTGGCTGCTGCTCAATGGCCGTGAGGCCCTGCGGCTGGCCCGGGAAATCCTCGACGGCGCCGGACCGGTCGTGACGCTGGAAGCCGACCTTGTCGACCGCCTCGCCGCAGCTTGCCTGTCGGTTCTGACCGGCGCGGAGCTGACACCGGGCGCGGCATCGGTCGCCGCCTATTCGGCCATGACCGCGCTCCATGACGGCACCTTCGGCACGAAACCGGCGCCGGAAACGCCCGTGCCCGCCGCCCTGGCGCGCGTCGTCGCCCACATCGAGGCGCACCTTGCCGGCAATCTGCAAGTGGGGCATCTGGCCGACATTGCCGAGATGAGCCGCGCCCACTTCGTTCGCAGCTTCTCGGCGGCAATGGGCACAAGCCCCTCCGAATTCGTCATGACCCGTCGGCTGGAACGGGTCGAGCGCCTGCTATTGGCGACGGAGATGACGGTGGGCGACATTGCCGGGCTGACCGGCTTTGCCGATGGCAATTACCTCGCCAAGAGCTTTCGCCGCCAGCGCGGGCTGGCGCCGCTGGCCTTTCGCGCCACGCGGTTGGAATCGGGTTGA
- a CDS encoding VOC family protein: MGAIHEIVFDCAEPAKLAPFWAELLEGYEVRGTDPTNDAISAALGLDTELPGTVMIDGPGPSICFQNVDGQRPDNNRVHFDVQVLDRAGEVQRLTDAGASVDRVLPTYTVMRDPEGNQFCLVDKREALAA; this comes from the coding sequence ATGGGCGCCATCCACGAGATCGTCTTTGACTGTGCGGAACCAGCAAAACTGGCCCCGTTCTGGGCCGAACTGCTCGAAGGCTACGAAGTTCGCGGCACCGATCCCACCAATGACGCGATCAGCGCCGCGCTTGGCCTCGACACCGAGCTGCCCGGCACCGTGATGATCGATGGACCGGGCCCCTCGATCTGCTTCCAGAATGTCGATGGCCAGCGGCCCGACAATAACCGCGTCCATTTCGACGTGCAGGTTCTCGATCGCGCCGGTGAGGTCCAGCGGCTGACCGATGCTGGCGCCAGCGTCGACCGCGTCCTGCCCACCTATACGGTGATGCGCGATCCGGAAGGCAACCAGTTCTGCCTGGTGGACAAGCGCGAGGCGCTGGCCGCCTAA
- a CDS encoding MaoC family dehydratase, which translates to MTNPVTKDRRHFEDLAVGETIDLGHTTVSKDMIVTFAREFDPFPFHLDEKAAKESLLGGLASSGWQTGALSLRMLVDRFLSTIASCGGLGFRDLKWKTPVMVGDTIGGTVTIAELRRSSSHPHWGIVTLDFDVRNQKNQPVLTMRLANLVECRHAEDAA; encoded by the coding sequence ATGACCAATCCAGTCACCAAGGACCGTCGCCATTTTGAGGATCTCGCCGTCGGCGAGACCATCGACCTGGGCCACACCACCGTCAGCAAGGACATGATCGTCACCTTCGCACGCGAATTCGATCCGTTCCCGTTTCACCTCGATGAGAAAGCCGCCAAGGAGAGCCTGCTCGGCGGCCTGGCCTCCTCGGGCTGGCAAACCGGCGCGCTGAGCCTGCGGATGCTGGTCGACAGGTTCCTGTCCACGATAGCGTCCTGTGGCGGCCTCGGCTTCCGCGATCTCAAATGGAAAACCCCGGTCATGGTCGGCGACACAATCGGCGGCACCGTGACCATTGCAGAGTTGCGGCGATCCTCCAGCCATCCGCACTGGGGCATTGTCACGCTCGATTTCGATGTCCGCAATCAGAAGAACCAGCCGGTGCTGACCATGCGCCTGGCCAATCTGGTCGAGTGCCGCCACGCGGAGGACGCCGCATGA
- a CDS encoding alpha-glucosidase/alpha-galactosidase translates to MSFKVTVIGAGSVGFTKTLISDLLKVPEFADCEFALTDINAHNLDMVKQIIETIVSVNKLPAKVTATTDRRAALTGARYIMSCVRVGGLEAFATDVNIPLKYGVDQCVGDTICAGGIMYGQRNIPVILDFCKDIREVAEPGALFLNYANPMAMNTWAAQKYGGVNVVGLCHGVQHGAHQIAEVLGVTDDELDYVCSGINHQTWYIDIRAKGRRIEKEELIAGFEAHPVYSKTEKVRIDVLKRFGVYSTESNGHLSEYLPWYRKRPDEINRWIDMSHWIHGETGGYLRYSTERRNWFETDFPVFREEAAKPLSEYKRTSEHASYIIEAIETGRVYRGHFNTRNNGIITNLPDDAIIESPGYVDRFGINMIEGITLPTACAATCSVSVSVQRMSVEAAMAGDIDMLKLAVLHDPLVGAICTPDEVWALVDEMVVAQAQWLPQYADAVPAAKERLAKSTVKTREWEGAARKRVRPVEELRELGNAHH, encoded by the coding sequence ATGTCCTTCAAGGTTACAGTCATCGGCGCCGGATCGGTCGGGTTCACCAAGACCCTGATTTCCGATCTGTTGAAAGTGCCCGAATTCGCCGATTGCGAGTTCGCGTTGACCGATATCAACGCGCACAATCTCGACATGGTGAAGCAGATCATCGAGACCATTGTCTCGGTGAACAAGCTGCCGGCCAAGGTCACCGCGACCACCGATCGCCGCGCCGCCCTTACCGGTGCGCGCTACATCATGTCCTGCGTTCGCGTCGGGGGGCTCGAGGCTTTTGCCACCGATGTGAACATTCCGCTGAAATACGGTGTCGACCAGTGCGTCGGCGACACCATCTGCGCCGGCGGCATCATGTATGGCCAGCGCAACATTCCGGTGATCCTCGATTTCTGCAAGGATATCAGGGAAGTGGCCGAGCCGGGCGCCTTGTTCCTCAACTATGCCAACCCCATGGCTATGAATACCTGGGCCGCCCAGAAATATGGTGGGGTCAATGTCGTGGGCCTCTGCCACGGCGTGCAGCACGGCGCGCACCAGATCGCCGAAGTGCTGGGGGTCACCGACGACGAGCTCGACTATGTCTGCTCGGGCATCAATCACCAGACCTGGTATATCGACATCCGCGCCAAGGGCCGCAGGATCGAGAAGGAAGAGTTGATCGCCGGCTTCGAGGCGCACCCGGTCTATTCAAAGACCGAGAAGGTCCGCATCGATGTGCTCAAGCGTTTCGGCGTCTATTCGACCGAGAGCAATGGACACCTGAGCGAGTACCTGCCCTGGTATCGCAAGCGTCCTGACGAGATCAATCGCTGGATCGACATGAGCCACTGGATCCACGGCGAGACCGGCGGTTACCTGCGCTACTCGACCGAGCGCCGGAACTGGTTCGAGACGGATTTCCCCGTGTTCCGCGAGGAAGCGGCCAAGCCGTTGAGCGAATACAAGCGCACCAGCGAACATGCCAGCTACATCATCGAGGCCATCGAGACCGGCCGGGTCTATCGCGGCCATTTCAACACCCGCAATAACGGGATCATCACCAACCTGCCCGACGACGCGATCATCGAGAGCCCCGGCTATGTCGATCGCTTCGGCATCAACATGATCGAGGGCATCACCCTGCCCACGGCCTGCGCCGCGACCTGTTCGGTGTCGGTTTCAGTGCAGCGGATGTCCGTCGAAGCCGCCATGGCCGGCGATATCGACATGCTGAAACTCGCGGTGTTGCATGATCCGCTGGTTGGGGCCATCTGCACGCCGGACGAGGTCTGGGCGCTGGTGGATGAGATGGTTGTCGCCCAGGCGCAGTGGCTGCCGCAATATGCCGACGCCGTCCCGGCCGCCAAGGAGCGGCTGGCCAAGTCCACGGTCAAGACCCGCGAGTGGGAAGGCGCCGCCCGCAAGCGCGTGCGCCCGGTCGAAGAACTGCGCGAATTGGGCAATGCCCACCACTAG